The Candidatus Bealeia paramacronuclearis DNA segment TGTGGGACCTGCCCGTGAAGCGGGCCTTCGGGAAGAGCGCGTGAAGATGACGCGTTTGCGTCAACGCATTGCCGAACGACTTAAGGAAGCACAAAACACAGCTGCAATTCTGACCACTTTTAACGAAGTGGACATGACGAATATTATGCAACTTAGAAATTCGCTTAAAGATAATTTTGAGAAAAAGCATGGCGTGAAATTAGGTTTCATGTCCTTCTTCGTCAAAGCCGTTCTTGTGGGGCTTAAAGAAATTCCTGCGGTTAATGCGGAAATCAGTGGCGATTCCGTGATCTATAAAAACTATTATGATATTGGAGTGGCCGTTGGAACTGAACAAGGGCTAGTCGTTCCAGTTTTGCGTAATACGGATAACCTCAGTTTTGCGGAAATTGAAAAAGGCATTTCAGATTTGGGCAAAAAAGCTCGCGATGGAAAACTCACTATGGAAGACCTCCAAGGAGGCACTTTCACAATTTCCAATGGCGGAATTTACGGATCCCTCATGTCGACCCCGATTTTAAATACACCGCAGTCCGGTATTTTGGGCATGCACAAAATCCAAGAACGGCCTATCGTCGTCAATGGTCAGATTGTGGCGCGTCCCATGATGTATATTGCCCTGTCTTATGATCACCGCATTATTGACGGCAAAGAAGCCGTTACCTTTTTGGTGCGTGTTAAAGAATGCCTCGAGAATCCTGAACGCATTCTCTTGGAGGTGTAATTGAGATGGCGCAACATCAAGCGGATTTAGTTATTGTCGGCGGTGGTCCCGGCGGGTACGTCGCGGCCATCAAAGCTGCGCAATTAGGACTTCAAGTTATTTGCGTGGAAAAGCGCGAAGGCTTGGGCGGGACATGCCTTAATGTCGGTTGTATTCCCTCCAAAGCCCTTTTGGAATCTTCTCATAAATTTGAAGAAGTTCAGCATGGACTTTCTGCACACGGCATCAACGTGGGAAAAATCGAACTCGATTTGAAGGAGCTTTTGGCACGCAAAACAAAAGTTGTGGAAGACCTCGTCAAAGGTATCGATTTTTTGTTCAAGAAA contains these protein-coding regions:
- the odhB gene encoding 2-oxoglutarate dehydrogenase complex dihydrolipoyllysine-residue succinyltransferase, with translation MSAQTSKAIQKDIVVPPMGESVTEATIARWMKKTGEAVTMDEPLVELETDKVTLEVGAPVSGVLGVTHFNEGDNVTVGAILGYVLEGATTTATTAASAPVSMPQPTSQPAAVAPQVLSPAVNRLVTEHNLNPQSVSGTGKDGRITKGDVLTLVNTPALQKAAPVVGPAREAGLREERVKMTRLRQRIAERLKEAQNTAAILTTFNEVDMTNIMQLRNSLKDNFEKKHGVKLGFMSFFVKAVLVGLKEIPAVNAEISGDSVIYKNYYDIGVAVGTEQGLVVPVLRNTDNLSFAEIEKGISDLGKKARDGKLTMEDLQGGTFTISNGGIYGSLMSTPILNTPQSGILGMHKIQERPIVVNGQIVARPMMYIALSYDHRIIDGKEAVTFLVRVKECLENPERILLEV